One region of Armigeres subalbatus isolate Guangzhou_Male chromosome 3, GZ_Asu_2, whole genome shotgun sequence genomic DNA includes:
- the LOC134219543 gene encoding uncharacterized protein LOC134219543 has product MTEEVQTQQHTQQSQQQQQQQQSQTQPKQRLGPNDYRNSEFVSKLMAANPPYMFTPAIGPHNFFFSEMLRSLVANKRNESLRNAEQLHHQQQQQQQAQAQAQSLSLPARRPRKRSWSQHRLYPESIKESKDSEEKAPGHPEKPLELTNKLSAFSRNITSKYEESNENFKPSPEAKLPNEKPTMNANLIPDPPTASMPPSDLILPPPPPVWYPPLYPPYGIDPLHFFIDLRVSGHIYDRKKELTSPNSESIKSEHSKLIGTNDRQGSAFSVPKPRDGPKSTTAINLSSPPLLADGDEKPPKDPSPLFLSEFKENKYDIIKNTNYVMQNLPRIYGDLNTSPKAGDDDLSGNMSDDQQDGRSVGSNEDCSGEDGKFRDSDLNVISDEDESIAVDEN; this is encoded by the coding sequence ATGACGGAGGAAGTGCAAACACAGCAACATACCCAGCAATctcaacagcaacagcagcagcagcaatccCAAACCCAACCAAAGCAACGACTGGGCCCGAACGACTATCGTAATTCGGAATTCGTTTCTAAACTGATGGCTGCTAATCCACCGTACATGTTCACACCGGCCATCGGGCCCCACAATTTCTTCTTCAGCGAAATGCTACGTTCTTTAGTTGCCAACAAAAGAAATGAGAGCTTACGCAATGCAGAGCAACTACATcaccaacaacagcagcagcagcaagcaCAGGCACAAGCTCAGTCCCTGTCGCTTCCAGCACGGCGCCCTAGGAAAAGGTCTTGGTCCCAGCACCGTCTATACCCAGAATCTATAAAAGAAAGCAAAGATTCGGAAGAGAAAGCACCTGGACATCCGGAGAAGCCACTCGAACTAACTAACAAACTGTCCGCATTTTCCAGAAACATTACCTCGAAGTACGAGGAGtccaatgaaaattttaaaccaTCCCCTGAAGCGAAATTACCAAATGAAAAACCAACCATGAACGCCAACCTTATTCCAGACCCTCCAACAGCATCGATGCCACCCTCTGATCTGATCCTGCCTCCACCACCCCCCGTGTGGTATCCGCCATTGTATCCTCCCTATGGCATCGATCCTCTGCACTTTTTCATCGATCTCCGCGTTTCCGGCCATATCTACGATCGGAAAAAGGAACTCACGTCGCCCAACTCGGAAAGCATCAAAAGCGAACACTCCAAGCTCATTGGTACCAACGATCGACAGGGATCCGCATTTAGCGTGCCCAAGCCGCGTGACGGACCCAAGTCCACTACGGCAATCAATCTCTCTTCGCCACCTCTTCTGGCGGACGGTGATGAAAAACCACCGAAAGATCCGTCGCCGTTGTTCTTGAGCGAATTCAAAGAGAACAAGTACGACATCATCAAGAATACCAACTACGTGATGCAAAACTTGCCGCGAATTTACGGTGACTTGAATACTTCCCCGAAGGCTGGCGACGATGATTTGAGTGGCAACATGAGCGACGATCAGCAGGACGGCCGATCGGTGGGATCCAACGAAGATTGTTCCGGTGAAGATGGCAAGTTTAGGGACTCTGACCTTAACGTGATATCCGACGAGGATGAATCCATTGCAGTGGATGAGAACTAG